In the genome of Methanofastidiosum sp., the window GATTAGACTTGTGGGGGTAGATACACCTGAACCTTATTCAAATAATAATGAAAGCAAATGGTACGGGCTTCCAAATACTCATCTAAAAAAATGGGGAATTAATGCAATGGATTATACCTATAAAAGATTATACAAAAATGAAGTGAATATTTCTTACGACTACATCCAAGGCCAAAAAGATGAATTCGGGAGAACTTTGGCCTATGTATATATAGATAATAAAAACTTTAATCTGGAATTAGTAGAAAAGGGATATGCTAGAGTTTACACAGAAAAAAAATCTGATCTTTATATTAAACTAATTGAGGCTCAGACTAAAGCCAGAATAAATAAATTAGGATTGTGGGATTACCCTAATCAAGATAATTAAAATAGAAAGAAATATATTAAAAAATATTAAAAATTTTATTAGGTGTTTGTATGGTAGTTGAAAAAAATAATATAATTAATCAATCAAAAGAGCTCCTTTCTTTCATGAAGAAAAGAAGAACAATAAGATTATTTGATAAAAAGCTGATACCCCTTGAAGCGATAGAAAACTGTATTGCTATTGCGAGCACAGCACCAAGTGGAGCAAACACGCAACCTTGGACTTTTGTAGTTGTTAAAGATCAAGAAACTAAGAAGAAAATTAGGATTGAAGCGGAAAAAGTAGAAGAAGAGTTCTATACTCATAAAATCTCTGATGAATGGAGAGAATGCTTAAAACCATTAAATCTTGACATAAGGAAACCGTTTCTTGAACAAGCCCCCTATTTGATATGTATATTCTCCCAGCTTTATGGATCGGATAAGGAAGGAAAAAAAATAAAGCACTATTATCCTCTTGAGTCAATTGGAATTGCAACAGGTTTTTTGATATCTGCACTGCATCAACTGGGAATTGCTACATTGACATATACCCCCGCGCCTATGGATTTCTTAAACAGAATATTGAATAGACCAGATAGCGAAAGACCTTTTCTCATTCTTGTTGTTGGGTATCCTAGCTCTGAGTACACCTTGCCCTCTATTTCAAAAAAAGAATTAAAAGATATAATGGTAACAGTTTAACAATGTTATTTTTTATGAGGATTCCAAAATTTTATTTTATAGTATATTTTACCATCTTTACAAGCAATGTATTTCCCATTTCGATCTTTGTAGATATTTCCTACTGATAGCCCATGTTCAGTTTTTTCCATTTTACCGACTTCAATTCTAGAAAATCTGAAAATTAATTTATTTTTTATTAGAAAAAATTTTAAATAATTTTCAGTGCCTCTAAAAAAGTGCCAGAGCCTTTCTATATCCCAATTCCAGTCAATTAGGGATAAATAATCATCTTTTTTTACCCTCTTAGCTCGGGGAGTTGGGGATTCGGATGGTTGTTTCTTTCTCTGAACTATATCAGATTCTATTAGATTAATTGATTCTAGTAATACTTTCGCACCTGCTGCTTCAAATTTTGCCCTTAAGTCGTAATATCGTTCACCTAGATCTACTTTTACCCCTTTTTGAAGTATTATGTCTCCAGTGTCTTCGCCTTTATCGATATAGTGGACTGTGACGCCTGCATCTCTATCAAATAAATAATATGTCCAGAAGATAGGAACTGCGCCCCTATATTTCGGCAGCAAAGCAGTGTGCAGATTAATAGTACCTAATTTTGGAAAAGAAAAAATTTCCTCTTTGAGTAAAAATGGCATAGAGTAAACAACGATTAAATCTGGATTTTTCTCCTTTGTCCAACTAAGAATTTCCTGTTTCTTATCTTTCATTAATAAATAAGGGATGTGATATTTTTTGGCCACAGATTTAACATTCTTAAATATTGATTTCTCAATTATAGCTGTAAGACTGTTATCCTCTCTTGGCTCGATTATTCCAACTATATTCTTTGATGTAATTAGTGTTGTTAGGACATCAGATTTTTTTTGTGTTATCAATAAGATCCTCAAGTTTTCCACCAAGTATATAGATGTTCCGCCATTTGTATCTATAAAAATTTATCTAAAGCATCAATCAACATACCCTGCCCTCATGTAGTATTGTGGGCTAAAATAAAATATGTAAAATGCATCGTAAGGTGGCCTCCAATAAGAAAGATCGTCTATTTGGATATAGCCACTATAATCTTTTTCTCCCTGCTTCTTGTACCCGTAATAAACTGCGGGATAATCAGAACACTTATCATCTCTACAAGTTAGAATAACGCCTATTTTATCTTTAGTATATAACAAGTAAATATTGCCAAATGCAACTACTTTGCTTGTATCTTTAGGATCATTAAAAATCCAACTTTCACTGGGCTGTATTTCTCTAATAACTAATTCAGATTTGCATCCACATTCTGTAGTACATTCTTCTACAAGTTGATCTTTAATACAAATTCCATTTACACACTTATATGACCATAAATCATCGTCTATACATTTGTAATTACAGGATATAGCTTTGCATAAATCCTCCTTGCACCCACAATATTCTGCACATTGATCAATCCTTTTGAAATCTTTACATTCTCCATTAACACAAACTTGGGACCAAAGTTCATTACCTATGCACTTATCGGGACAATTAATATTTTCACATGGATCAGTATAGATTGGTTGTTGCGACTTAGATGGAACCAAGCATCCAGGAGATAACAAAAAAATAAATATGAGGGAAAGAATTAGTATTTTCATAAATATTAATAGAATTTAAAATATAAAAAACTTTCTTATAAATTGTCTTTTGTTAACTAGCATTTAAAAGGATAAGAATCAATAAATAAAGGTGTAATACATTTAAAATGATATTCAAGAATATAATTTATGGACGAGTATGAAAAAAAATTAAATAGTTTTCTAAAAGAAAACGACAGCGATGCAGAAATACTGATTTTTGATAAATCGTGCCACTCTGTTGAAGAAGCCATCCAAACTGCTAAAGTTTCTCCGAATGATTTTATTAAAAGTATATGTATGATTGATACTAATGGAACTCTGATTGTTGCCATAGTCAAAGGTGAAAATCGAGCTAGTACTAGCAGAGTATCCAAATCTTTAACTATTGAAAGACCACGAATAGCCACCCCTGAAGAAATGCTTGATAGAACTGGATATCCCTGTGGAGGAACTCCTCCATTTGGCTATGATGCCACTTTTCTAATAGATCCAAAAGTAATGGAAAAAGAAGTTGTGTATGGTGGTGGAGGATCAGAATGTGCCCTTGTGAAAGTTAAAACTTTAGAATTAAGAAGATTAAATAACGGAAAAGTTATTAAAGTATCCAAATAATATAACTAATATCCCGTAATTATAATTTATTGCAATTAGGAATAAAAAGAAGTAATACTAAATATATATCCACAGGTGAATATTTGTTTAGATTGACATTTAAGAATATTATCAATTTTCTTTTTATCTGGTTACTTGTAGGATTTACTATTGGATTTGCCACATTAATGGGGCCTGTAGCTTTCATAAGATCTAGTAACTTGGATATATCTCTTGAAGGGATGTTAGTAAGATTAACAATATTGATTTTTATCTTTGTATCGTTTGCTTGCACAGTGATTCTGATGAATATTGTGGATAAAACAGCCAAAAAACATGTTCGATACGGGATTCCAGCTCTTTGGGCTATAGCAACTATCTCTGTTCTTTGGTTATCTTTAAATCCAACTTTATTCGGCGTTAGCCAGGAAATTTCTCCTACTTTGGACGAGACATCAACAATTAGATTTACTTTTGGAGAATACCCAAATCTAGAGAAATTACTTGAATTAAAAGATGACGGATATACATCCATTATATCATTATTACATCCGGCCGTTGTACCTTTTGAACCTAGATTAATAGATGAAGAAAAACAAAATGTTGAATATGCAGGTCTAGAGTTTATACATGTTCCCATGGTTCCTTGGGTAAGTGAAAATACACAAGCTGCACTCCAGCTTAAGGAATTGGCCATAAATGGAACTGGAAAATATTATGTCCACTGTTACTTAGGAAGAGATCGAATCAGACTCGCAAGAACAGTTATAGAAAATAATTTACCATTAGAACATTCTGAAAGTATAGTTGAAAAGAAAACAATCAGATTGAAAACTAGGTTTGAACGGGGAGAAATTATTGAACTAGATGAGGATTTATTCATTATTCCATACCCTACAGATGATGAATTTATTTATGTGGTAAGTGATGCAGAGTACGTTATATCATTGTTTGATTCCCTAAATTATGAAGATTCAGAAAGAATAAATGAGGAAAGAAATATACTTCAAACATATGATATTTCTTATGAGAATATCTCCGTTTCAAGGTCGCCTTTTGACTCTTATGCTGTGTATGGTGCAATTAAAAAAGCTAAGTTAGCACCGAAGCCCTTATTTATCCATGCTTTTTTTTCTAATAGTTCTGTTATTGATTCATTTATCCAATCATACCTATATGATAAACCATCCCTCCCATATAGATCATTTGCTGCACCAATGATGAATGGATACACCGAAGTTATTGCACCTGATGTTGTTATTGGTCCTGTGCCAGAAGGCAGGGAGTTCAGGATGTATCTATATGAGAACGGTATAAGACGAATACTATATTTGGGTAACGATCAGACCGAAGAAGCACAAATTCAAAGAAATCGTTCTATTTCAAATAGGATTCTCTGGTATAACTCAGAAGGGAACGTTTCTGCTATAAAGGCTATAGTTTCAAGACCCGGACCTTGGTACATATATGGCCCAAATTTGGATTTAATAAAACAAGAATTAAAAACTGAATTGGGACCTGCTCAGTTAGACATAACTTATAAATTTGAAGAAAAGCCGATAGAAATTCCAACAGAAGAAAATGTTTCGATTATTACACAGATTGAAAAAGAGAAATTCTCAATAAATTCTTTTATCCATAAAGCAACTCCATCTATCCAAGATGTTATTCTTTTTACACCGCCATTAGCACTATATGTTGGAATTTTAATGAAAATTGTAGGGTATATCCATGTAAAAAAGAAAATAAGAACGCCTTACACAAGAAAAATATTCCACTTTAGTACATTCATATCGGCAGCTATTATCCAATTAATTGGTGGACTGCCATTTGTGATACTATACGGAATTGTTAATTCATTTTTTATTTTTTATGTAATTTATCGAAATGAAAAAATATCATTTTATCAAGCTATTGCTAGATCAACTGACGGGGCTCACAAAAGCAAATTCATATTGATACCTTTAATAATGACCGCTTTTGGGGGATTAATAGGAAATATTCTATTTGATACACTTGCAGTAATAGGTTATTTAATCGTCGGTGTCGGTGATGCCATAGGTGAACCTGTGGGAACTAAATGGGGCAGGCACAGGTATAAAGTTCCTTCTCTATTTGGCGTACCTGTAACAAGAAGCATTGAAGGTTCAATCTCTGTTGCAATTACCAGCATAGCCTTTGCAACTATAGGCCTTTATGCTTTAGGCGTACCTTTTTCAAATGCAGTTATTTTAGGATTTGTCTGTGGGATTGTTGCTGCTTTGACTGAAGCTGTAAGCAATCATGGATTGGATAATCTTAGTGTTCAATTGGTACCAGTAGCCGTGATTTATCTATTAATGAATATTTTGTAGGAGGCATATATTATTTCATTTGGGGATATAACAAAAGCATATATACAGCTGAACATATGGTTGACCCCATTTGTAAAAATAATTTTAATTGCTTTAATAATATTGTTAGCATTATTGTTAATCTTTTATATATTTACTATTATAATCCACCGAAATCATGATAAAACAGGAAATAAGAAATCGATAGAATACAATTTTATTTTAACAAAAATTATTCGCCGGGAAATTAATCCAAATTCCATAAATGTGCCAAAAAAAGATAAAAAATATTTGAGAGATTTATTGATCCTTAAACTAAATTTTTCATCTAATGAAGAAAAAGAATTTATCAGAAATTTATACAAGACATGGGGATTAGAAAAAAATGATATAAAACAGTTGAAAAGTCGTAGATGGTGGAAAAAAGTTGAAGCCCTTAACAGATTAGAAAAAATGAATATAGTTGAAGCAGAATCACTAGCTTTAAAATTAATGGATAGTAAAAAAGTGGAAGTTAGATATGCAGCACTTAAGATGTTAGTTGGAATTAAATCCGAAAAGATATATCCTTTTTTGTATACAATGTTTTCTACAAGTTCTAGGTGGGCATATAGATATCTCGTCAACGTATTATCTGCTGCGAATATACCTCCAGTATATCTAAAACTTTTGGCAATTTCAAAGAAAAGAGACTTTAGAAAAGCTGCTGCAATATTACTTGGAACTAAAGGAAATGAATATGCCATACCTTTACTAGAAAAACTTGCAAATGACCCAATAAAAGATGTAAGAAGAGAATCTATAAAATCTCTAGGAGAAATTAATACAAAGAAAAGTTTAGCAATTATGGAAAAACATTTTGAAGATCCAAATTATCAAATAAGAGCAGCTCTGGCAAAAGCTTTGTCTGAATATAACAATGATATTTCATTTAAACTGTTAGAAAAACTTGCAGATGATGAGGTATTCGAAGTAAGACTAGAAGCATTTTATTCTCTTAACAAATTAGGGTTTTCTGGAAAAAATATTATCGAGAAATACTCTCACAAATATCCGGAGTTAGTTATGGAATTTCTGAAAAAAGAAAATCAGGGAGCTAGGGGATAATTATGGATAATTTATTTGTAACATTTATTATTGCTTATAATCTTATGATATTGGCCTATTTTTTAATCTTGAATTCTTTTTACTTAGTGCTTTTAGTGTTAGCCTCACGAAAATTGTGGTACCACAAGAGAAAATTCCAAACTGAACGTTGGCACAGTAAATTCCTACCATTTATAGTAAAGTTAGATGAAGAAAATAAATCAAAATCCTTACCTTCTATAGCTTTTATTATGCCCTCATACAATGAGGAGAATACGATACTTGAATCTGTTGATGCTATATCAAAAATAGATTATCCCCATATTGAGATTATTGTTGTTAACGATGGCTCCAAAGATGATACTTTAGGATTATTGAAAAGTTCATATAACTTATTCAAAGATTCCAGAGCTGTAAAAGAGAAGCTTCAAACTAAAGAAGTTACAAATATATTCAAATCTGCAATAGACGAAAGATTATTAGTAATAGATAAAGAAAACGGTGGAAAAGCTGATGCCTTAAATGCTGGACTTAATTATACCAGAAGCAGATTATTTTTAGCCGTTGACGCCGACTCAATAGTTGATCCCCAAGCTATAGATAAAATGGTTCAATCTTATCTTGAACGAGATTCAAAAGTTATCGGGATTGGAGGCATAGTAAGAGTTGCGAATGGATCTAGAATTGAAAATGGAAAAGTATTGGAAGCAAGATTGCCCACAGAAATACTTCCGGGATTTCAAATTGTAGAGTACATAAGAGCTTTTCTTTGTGGCAGGGCGGGATTCAGCAAACTTAAAAATCTTCTCATCATTTCAGGAGCATTTGGACTATTTGAAGTAAAAACAGTGGTAAATATTGGAGGATACAAAACAAATATGCTTGGAGAAGACATGGAACTTGTTGTAAGACTACACAAACATATGAGAACAATAAAAAAAGAATACGATATTATTTTTGCGCCAGAGCCTGTGTGTTGGACTCAAGTGCCAGAAAAATATTCAACTTTACAAACACAAAGAATACGATGGCATCAAGGATTAATTCAAACACTCCTTATACACTGGAAAATGATATTCAATCCGAAATATGGGACTGTTGGAATGATAGGGATGCCTTATTTTTTTATTTTTGAATTCTTAGGCCCAATAATTGAAATAACTGGATATATTGCATTTATTGGAGGGTATATTTTAGGATTATTAAACCTAACTTTCGCAGTATTATTCTTTTCACTAGCCATAGTATTTGGGGTTATTATCTCTCTGTTCTCATTATTGATAGAAGAATTTACTACAAGAAGATACAATAGAACTTTAGATGTGTCTAAACTATTAATAATAGCCATTCTAGAAAATTTTGGATACAGACAACTCACTGCATTGTGGAGAGTTAAAGCTACAATTTTACTTCTTTTTAGAAGAAAAAGTTGGGGGGAACTGGAAAAGCGTTCATTCAAATCCATTGAGAATAATTAAAATATATACACTATAGCGTATAAGTTTCTTTGGTAATTTAATAAGACTAAAAAAATAGCTGCATTACCTGTTATGCTCTTTTACGTATAGTCTATTCTAATTTTGTCGATTAACTTATGATTATTCAAATCTAAAAGATTTTATAATTATCTCAGCCTCTTCTCGATCAAAAGGAGGGTCTCCCTTTTTATCTTCGTTTGAATCATATAACCAGAGATTAATATGCACTTTTGTTTCTGTTGTGGGTACAGGGATGTTTTTTCCAAAGAATTTCTTGTCGGCGATAATAAATCTTCTATCGTTAGTTGCCTCATTGTGCCCATGTAAACTCTTAAACTCAATAGAGTTTTTCTTCCAGTCAAAATAATGTACTGAGTAATTCCCATTTAAAATCATTTTATATCGGTGGATGGTTTGCTTTTTTACTGGATGAATTACAAACTGAGAATTTCTAGCAAGAAGATTTGGTAAGTTTGATCCCCACTTACTAAATTCAATATCAATTTCTACATTTTTATCTAAAACTTGGGGGTTATAATAGTAAGTAAAAAGACCTAAAACAATATTTCTATCAAAAAGATCAGGTCTGCCATCGAGATAAAAAATATATTTCCCGTAACCAAAAGAATCCTCCGAATACACCTCAGAACAATACCATCGTCCTTCACTTTCCACAATCTTTAGGTGTAATCCCTTTTCATCAACCCAAACATTTTCATCACTTTCTGACCAATAGTTGTAGCTTGGACCCTTTCTTTCATCGGCACTCTTAATATACCAAGAATATCCTGAAAAATAGAGTTTACTAAAAGAAGATATTTTTTCATAGTCTTTATCATAAATAATTGAAGTTATTTTAAAATCAGAAGTTGTAACTAAACAAGTAAATTTGTATTCGTATATGGAGTTATCTTTTATTTCTTTGATTGTTCGAGATTCAATTAGATCGTTATTCGAGTAGCACTCCAAATTTAGATTGTTATATTTAGTTCCCACATTATTAATTTTTATGATAAATTCAACGCTTTCGCCTTTTTTTGGATTTTTAGGATACCAAGTTATATCTGCTATTTGAATATTAGGTTTTTCATTCTGAGCATGAACTAACGAGATAGAGAACAAACTAGGAAAAGATATTAAAAAAATAATAAAAAATATTTGAACTATTTGATTCATAATTAATCCTTAGTATATTTATTTTTCCTCTTCTAAAGTGTATTCAATGTTTTTAATTCTTTTCCCACATCTAGGGCATTTGTATGTAACAGCGGCTAAAGAACAACAAATTCTTTCTATTTTCTCTGTTTCTATTTCAGTATCACATTCACAAAATTTATTATTAATAAAAGAAATCATTAAATCAATATCCTAATCTATTTCTACTAAGCTCATGGCTTCTTGAGGGCACTTCCTTACACACCCTCCGAGGCCATCACATAATTCTTCATCAAGCACAGCCTTTCCTTTTTCAATTGAAACAATTTTTAGGGGGCATATAATAGAGCATACCCCACATCCATTACATTTTTCTTCATCAACTCTAACTATTCTTCTCATATCACAACCTTATAAAAAATACTAAGATTATATTTTAAAAGATTAATGATTATATAATTCTCAAAATAATTGTCTTTGTATTTTAGTTATTAATATATAATATAATCTTGTATTGGAATTATAAGTTGTCATATCTCTAGTTCTTTATACACAAATATGAAGCAAAAAAATCATTTTTATATTCTTTAAATTCAATAGTAAATCCCGCATGTTCAATGATTTTCTTCATTATCCAATCTGTGGTAGAAAATTCTTTACTAATATGATTTATCATGTTCTTTTTCATCCTATCATCATTTGTTTGATTAATCCAGTATTCAACTGCCTTTTCAAAATTTTTAATATCAAATGAAAAAACAACGTCATGAAGGTAAAATTTGCCTTTTTCTTTAAGCATAGAATTAATATTTTTTAGAGCCATTAGCTTCCAGAAATCTGGAAGATGGTGTAAAGCTATGCTTGAAACTACCAAATCTAATGGTTTCCCTTCATGTTGGTATGATAAGAATCCTGCGTTGACAAAAGAAATGTTGGTAATTCCCTTATTTGTGGCCTTATTTTTTGCATACTCGAGCATATTTTTAGATACATCCAATGCGATGACATTGTTGCATCTTTTTGCTGCTTCAATGCAGAATTCACCGGTTCCACATCCGATTTCTAAAAGGGCATCTCGTTTTTTAAGGTCAATTGCATTTATAATATTTTCAATTTCTTTTTTTATATTCCTTAATTTACCCATTCTTTCATCATATATCCTAATTTCTTCGAGATCGTTATAATCTGTTCCAAGGGATTTGAATTCATTAAAATAATAATTAGCCTTATACTCTTTTTTCATGGTATTACCATTTCGCATCGTGTATTTTAAAATGATAGCCTATTCGATCAAGGGATATCTTCAATATTGGGATTAATACAAATATTCCTAGTATTATATCTAAAGATGGCAAATAAAGGGATGAACATAAAAATAATGCACCACCTAAAAAATCTACTTGATCTAGGGGTTTCCAAGATTCGCCGGGTTTTTTGCCAATTCTTCTCTTTATAATGCTTTTTATAAAATCGCCAAACATTGCACCACTTCCCATTAATACTCCCCATAAGAGCCAGTTAATTCTTGAGTAATCTATTAGAGAAATACTATGTATAGATGGTTCAAAATAAACTATTTTTTGGATAAGAACTACGACTGTTGAAAGAGAAATTGCTGCAAATAATCCACGGTATGTTTTATTTTTTCCTGCAATAGGTGTATTTCTAAAATTTCTATCAAAGTCTATGGGTGTAGAAAATCTATCTTTGAATAATCTTTTTGCAAATACTGGCGCCATGTTGCCCACATAAGCCGGTAAAATAAACCATATGCATGAGAGGGCATATGAGGAAATATTTTCGAGATATATTTGAATCATTAGACCTCTTTTCCTAAAAAGGTAATTTGTAGATATAACTAAGTGGGTTGTATTTTGGATTTATTATAGATTTCATTTCGGTATCTACTTCTTTGTATTTTAAGTATATGGCAGATTGTTCAATTAATGTAATAGCCCCTAAGGAAAGAATCAGGTACAAAAATGGCCTATAGCTATTAACGAAAAACATTACAGGGAGAAATAAATAATAAGCCCTAGCAAAAGTCTTTCCCGAATATAAGTGTAGTCTTGGCTTTCCTTTTTGTAATCCATAGAAAAGTATTCTCTCAATGGCATATATGGTTAAAAAAACTACAAATACAACTAAGTTATTAAGCATTATTTCAGGTTTTAATAAATACATAAATGCGAGCCCTGATAAGAGTAG includes:
- a CDS encoding nitroreductase family protein, which translates into the protein MVVEKNNIINQSKELLSFMKKRRTIRLFDKKLIPLEAIENCIAIASTAPSGANTQPWTFVVVKDQETKKKIRIEAEKVEEEFYTHKISDEWRECLKPLNLDIRKPFLEQAPYLICIFSQLYGSDKEGKKIKHYYPLESIGIATGFLISALHQLGIATLTYTPAPMDFLNRILNRPDSERPFLILVVGYPSSEYTLPSISKKELKDIMVTV
- a CDS encoding CDP-archaeol synthase, whose product is MIQIYLENISSYALSCIWFILPAYVGNMAPVFAKRLFKDRFSTPIDFDRNFRNTPIAGKNKTYRGLFAAISLSTVVVLIQKIVYFEPSIHSISLIDYSRINWLLWGVLMGSGAMFGDFIKSIIKRRIGKKPGESWKPLDQVDFLGGALFLCSSLYLPSLDIILGIFVLIPILKISLDRIGYHFKIHDAKW
- a CDS encoding methionyl-tRNA formyltransferase, which translates into the protein MRILLITQKKSDVLTTLITSKNIVGIIEPREDNSLTAIIEKSIFKNVKSVAKKYHIPYLLMKDKKQEILSWTKEKNPDLIVVYSMPFLLKEEIFSFPKLGTINLHTALLPKYRGAVPIFWTYYLFDRDAGVTVHYIDKGEDTGDIILQKGVKVDLGERYYDLRAKFEAAGAKVLLESINLIESDIVQRKKQPSESPTPRAKRVKKDDYLSLIDWNWDIERLWHFFRGTENYLKFFLIKNKLIFRFSRIEVGKMEKTEHGLSVGNIYKDRNGKYIACKDGKIYYKIKFWNPHKK
- a CDS encoding glycosyltransferase family 2 protein, coding for MDNLFVTFIIAYNLMILAYFLILNSFYLVLLVLASRKLWYHKRKFQTERWHSKFLPFIVKLDEENKSKSLPSIAFIMPSYNEENTILESVDAISKIDYPHIEIIVVNDGSKDDTLGLLKSSYNLFKDSRAVKEKLQTKEVTNIFKSAIDERLLVIDKENGGKADALNAGLNYTRSRLFLAVDADSIVDPQAIDKMVQSYLERDSKVIGIGGIVRVANGSRIENGKVLEARLPTEILPGFQIVEYIRAFLCGRAGFSKLKNLLIISGAFGLFEVKTVVNIGGYKTNMLGEDMELVVRLHKHMRTIKKEYDIIFAPEPVCWTQVPEKYSTLQTQRIRWHQGLIQTLLIHWKMIFNPKYGTVGMIGMPYFFIFEFLGPIIEITGYIAFIGGYILGLLNLTFAVLFFSLAIVFGVIISLFSLLIEEFTTRRYNRTLDVSKLLIIAILENFGYRQLTALWRVKATILLLFRRKSWGELEKRSFKSIENN
- a CDS encoding HEAT repeat domain-containing protein, with translation MTPFVKIILIALIILLALLLIFYIFTIIIHRNHDKTGNKKSIEYNFILTKIIRREINPNSINVPKKDKKYLRDLLILKLNFSSNEEKEFIRNLYKTWGLEKNDIKQLKSRRWWKKVEALNRLEKMNIVEAESLALKLMDSKKVEVRYAALKMLVGIKSEKIYPFLYTMFSTSSRWAYRYLVNVLSAANIPPVYLKLLAISKKRDFRKAAAILLGTKGNEYAIPLLEKLANDPIKDVRRESIKSLGEINTKKSLAIMEKHFEDPNYQIRAALAKALSEYNNDISFKLLEKLADDEVFEVRLEAFYSLNKLGFSGKNIIEKYSHKYPELVMEFLKKENQGARG
- a CDS encoding 4Fe-4S binding protein, translated to MRRIVRVDEEKCNGCGVCSIICPLKIVSIEKGKAVLDEELCDGLGGCVRKCPQEAMSLVEID
- a CDS encoding CDP-alcohol phosphatidyltransferase family protein produces the protein MPTSFINEFKSIPNMITSIRFVLAPFLLYFAFTKELFLFTIFFYICAISDYIDGPIARRFNLTSELGSFLDNLADELLLLSGLAFMYLLKPEIMLNNLVVFVVFLTIYAIERILFYGLQKGKPRLHLYSGKTFARAYYLFLPVMFFVNSYRPFLYLILSLGAITLIEQSAIYLKYKEVDTEMKSIINPKYNPLSYIYKLPF
- a CDS encoding methyltransferase domain-containing protein, translated to MKKEYKANYYFNEFKSLGTDYNDLEEIRIYDERMGKLRNIKKEIENIINAIDLKKRDALLEIGCGTGEFCIEAAKRCNNVIALDVSKNMLEYAKNKATNKGITNISFVNAGFLSYQHEGKPLDLVVSSIALHHLPDFWKLMALKNINSMLKEKGKFYLHDVVFSFDIKNFEKAVEYWINQTNDDRMKKNMINHISKEFSTTDWIMKKIIEHAGFTIEFKEYKNDFFASYLCIKN
- a CDS encoding thermonuclease family protein, which gives rise to IRLVGVDTPEPYSNNNESKWYGLPNTHLKKWGINAMDYTYKRLYKNEVNISYDYIQGQKDEFGRTLAYVYIDNKNFNLELVEKGYARVYTEKKSDLYIKLIEAQTKARINKLGLWDYPNQDN